The Streptomyces sp. V4I8 genome includes the window CCCGGGGCCGTCTCCGGAAGCCTTCGCCTGGTAAGGCCGGTTCATCCAGCTCGTCGCAAGACCTGCCGCGCCGCCGCGTGACCGACGTGGCGGCGCGACAGGTCAGGAGGACCCCCCGCGCGGTGCGCGCCGCGGCGGCCGGGAGGGAGGGATGGCCCCGGCGCGCCGAAGGCCCCCGCCGGGGTCGTCGGACACGCGGTCGAGCGGCCCGGGCCGGTGCTCAGCGAGCGGGAGATCGAGGTCGTACGGACCTACCGCAAGCTCGGCACCGAGAACCGGGCCGCGACCGTCAGCGAGGCCGTCCGGCTGGGGCTGATCGAGCTCGCCTGAACCGGCGTGGGGTGAGAGCAGGGTGGGGTGAGGGCAGGGGCCGGCGAGGCCGGCCGGGACTACTGTCCGAGCGCCGCCGCCACCGCGACCAGGACGAACATCAGCACAAGCGCACCGGCCATGATCCGGTTCCGGGTTTTCGGGTCCACGGGACCGAGCCTAACCGGCCCCTCCGAGCGGCCAGCGGGCGACCGCCTCGTAGCGGGGCTGCTCGCCCGCCACTCCGGACTTCGGCAGCCGGCTGCGCACCAGCGCCAGCTCGCCCACGGTCCAGGTCCGGCTCGTGAACTCGGCGAGGGCGTCGACATACGGCCGCACGTCCACCGCCGACCGGCTCCGCGCCACCGTCAGGTGGGCCTTGTACCGCCGGTGCTCCCCCATGGGCACCCCGGCCTTGCGCGCCGCCGCCTCACTCCGGTCCGCCAGCAGCCGCAGGGTCTCCAGGTCCCCCTCCGCGCCCGTCCACAGCGCCCGCCCGTGCCCGAACTGGCCGCCGCCGCGCAGCGCCAGCGGGAAGGGGACGGTGCGATGGGCCGCGCGCCCCAGCCGCGCCGACAGGTCCGGTACGAGGTCGTCGTCGACCTCGCCGTAGAACGCGAGGGTGAAGTGCCAACCCGGGCGCCCGGTCCAGCGCAGCCCCTCCGCGCCGGGCAGCTTCCTCAACTCGGCGACTTCGGCGGCCAGTTCACTGGTCACGTCCTCTGGCGGCAGTACGGCGGCGAAGAGTCTCATGACATCCACCCTGGCACCATGAGGGGATGGAGATCACCATCAGGGACGGCGGACGCGACGACATCCCCGCGATACTCGGCATGCTCGACAGCTGTGTGGAGTGGCTGGTCGGGCAGGGGCGCACGGGGCAGTGGGGGACGAAGCCGCTGTCGGAGAACCCGAAGACGGTGGAGTCGGTGACCCGGCACATGGACGAGGGCAGCGTCTTCATCGCCGAGGCCGACGGTGTCCCGGCCGCCACCCTCACCCTCACCGACGCGCCCGGCGCCTACCTCTCCCACCTCCCGCCGCCCGGCGAGCCCGAGCGCTACATCCACTGGCTCGCCTCCGACCGCCGCTTCAAGGGCCACGGCGTGGGCAGCGCCCTGCTCGCACACGCCGCCGAGGAGACCCGGCGGGCAGGCGTCTCCCTGCTCCGGGTGGACTGCTACGCGGGCGCCGACGGCAAGCTCGTCCGCTTCTACGAGAACAACGGCTTCGTCCGCACGGAGACCTACCAGGGGAGGGGCGACTGGCCGGGCCAGGTCCTGGCCCGCAGGGTCTGACCAGTCCGACCACCTGCCCGGCGGCCGCACCGGCGCGGAAGGGCTGCCCTCCGCGCCGGTATGCCCGCCACGGCACTCACGCCACCGTGGCCAACCGCTCCTGTTCCTGCTCCTGTTCCTGCTCCCGCTCCCGCTGCCGTGGCACGAACCGCACATGCGGATGCCCGTGATTCCAGCCCACCGACAGGCGCAGGCCGCCGACGCGGGCCAGCAGCAGGGCGATCGTCACGGCGGCGGTGGCCGTGATCGCGCCGCCCACGGCCAGGCCCGCCCGGACGCCGTACGCGTCCGTGATCCAGCCGGCGATCGGCGCGCCCAGCGGGGCGCCGCCCATGAAGACCATCATGTACAGGGCCATCACGCGGCCCCGCATGCTCGGGTCGGTGGACATCTGGATGCTGCTGTTGGCCGTCACGTTCACCGTCATGCCGAACATGCCTATCGGGGCCATGAGCAGGGCGAACAGCCACAGCGAGGGCGCGAACGCGGCCACTATCTCCATCGTGCCGAAGGCCACCGCCCCCACGATCAGCACCCGCATCCGGGCCGTACCGCGCCGGGCCGCGAGCAGCGCGCCCGCCAGGGAGCCGACCGCCATCAGGGTGTTGAAGAGGCTGTAGGAGCCGGCGCCCGCGTGGAAGACGTCGTCGGCGAAGGCGGACAGGTAGACGGGGAAGTTGAAGCCGAAGGTGCTGACGAACCCGGCGAGGGCGATGGTCCAGATCAGCTCCGGGCGTCCGGCGACATAGCGCAGGCCCTCCCGCAGCTGGCCCTTGCCGCGCGGCGCCCGCTGGACGTCGTACAGCTCACGCGCCCGCATCAGCAGCAGACCGGCGATGGGCGCGACGAAGGAGAGGCCGTTGGCGAGGAACGCCCAGCCCGTGCCGACGCCGGTGATCATCAGGCCGGCCACGGCGGGGCCGATCAGACGGGCCGACTGGAAGTTCGCGGAGTTCAGACTGACCGCGTTCTGCAGCTGGTCCGGGCCGACCATCTCGGAGACGAAGGACTGACGGGCCGGGTTGTCGACGACGGTCGCGAGGCCGACGGCGAAGGCGGCCAGGTAGACGTGCCAGACCTGGACGTGTCCGGTGAGCGTGAGGACGGCGAGCGCGATGCCGGTGAGGGCCATCGAGGTCTGTGTGACGAGCAGCGTGCCGCGCTTGGGCAGCCGGTCGACGAGGACGCCGCCGTAGAGTCCGAAGAGCAGCATCGGCAGGAACTGCAGGGCCGTCGTGATGCCGACGGCGGTGGCGGAGCCGGTGAGGCTCAGCACCAGCCAGTCCTGGGCGATGCGCTGCATCCAGGTGCCGGTGTTGGAGACGACCTGGCCGAGGAAGAAGAGGCGGTAGTTCCTGACCTTCAGCGAGCTGAACATCGAGGACTTGCGGGTCTTGGGTGCGGGCGGGGAGTTGTGGGTGGTCGGTGCGGGGGCGGAATCTGCTCCGGGTCCCGTACTCAAAGGGTTCGCCTCCTCGTCAGTGCTGCTTACAGGTGTGCGAGCTTCTCCAGCACGGGGGCGGCGGCGCGCAGTTTCGCCCACTCGTCCTCGTCGAGGCCCTCGACCAGGGTGGCCAGGAAGGCGTTGCGCTTACGGCGGCTCTCTTCGAGCATCGCCTCGGCCTGCTCCGTCTTCGTGACGACCTTCTGGCGCCGGTCCTCGGGGTGCGGCTCCAGGCGGACCAGGCCCTTGGCCTCCAGCAGGGCGACGATGCGGGTCATCGACGGCGGCTGGACGTGCTCCTTGCGGGCCAGCTCACCGGGGGTGGCCTTGCCGCAGAGGGAGAGGGTGCCCAGCACCGACATCTCGGTGGGGCTCAGCGACTCGTCGACCCGCTGGTGCTTGAGCCGACGCGACAGCCGCATCACAGCGGAGCGCAGGGAGTTCACGGCGGCAGCGTCGTCGCCATGCGTAAGGTCCGACATGTTCTTTAGCATAACTCATTACCCTGACTAAAGACCACCAGGTTAAGTATCACTCATCCGGGTGATCCCGTGGCGGAACGTGACACGGCGGACCGGCGGGTGCCGCGACCCTCGTGTCCATGGGGACCAGCGTGCTCAGCCTGCGGATAGACCATGAGCTCCTCGAACGACTCCGAGAGCATGCGGCGAAAAGAGGAATGAGCGTCCAGGACTATGTCGTCCGGACGCTCATCCGCGATGACTTCGACGAGCGCTTCCAGTCCGCGGTCGAGGAGACCGAGAAGTTCTACGGGCTCACGTGAGACCCGGACCTACGTGAGACCCAGCGCCGGCATCAGGTAGTAGAAGCCGAACACCGCGGCCACGACGTACATCGCGACCGGCACCTCGCGGCCCCGCCCGGCGGCCAGGCGCAGCACCGCGAAGGTGATGAAGCCCATGCCGATGCCGTTGGTGATCGAGTAGGTGAACGGCATCATCACCATCGTCACGAAGGCCGGGATCGCGACCGTGTAGTCGGCCCAGTCGATCTCCTTGACGGAGTTCGCCAGGATGAGGAAGCCGACCGCGAGCAGGGCCGGGGTGGCCGCCTGGGACGGGACCATGGTGGCGACGGGCGTCAGGAACAGCGCCACGCCGAACAGGGCGCCGGTGACGACGTTCGCGAAGCCGGTACGGGCGCCCTCGCCGACTCCGGCCGTGGACTCCACGAAGGCGGTGGTGGCCGAGGAGGAGCTGGCGCCGCCCGCGGCGACGGCGAGGCCGTCCACGAACAGGACCTTGTTGATGCCGGGCATCTGGCCCTGGGCGTCGGTCAGCTTCGCCTCGTCGCTGACGCCCATGATCGTGCCCATGGCGTCGAAGAAGCAGGACAGCAGGACGGTGAAGACGAAGAGGACGCCGGTCAGCGCGCCGACCTTCTCGAAACCGCCGAACAGGCTGACCTCGCCGATCAGGCCGAAGTCGGGGCTCGCGACGGGGTTGCCGGGCCACTTCGGGGTCGTCAGGCCCCAGGACGGGACGTTCGCGACGGCCTCGATGACGACCGCGAGCACGGTCATCGTGACGATCGAGATGAGGATCGCGCCGGAGACCTTGCGCACGATGAGCGCGAGGGTGAGCAGCGCCCCGAGGACGAAGACCAGGACGGGCCAGCCGTTGAGGTGACCGTCGGCGCCGAGCTGGAGCGGCACGGTCGTCTGCGCGACGTCCGGGATGCGGGAGACGAAGCCGGAGTCGACGAGGCCGATCAGCATGATGAACAGGCCGATACCGATGGAGATCGCCTTGCGCAGGCTGTAGGGCACGGCGTTCATGACGCGCTCGCGCAGACCGGTGGCGACGAGCAGCATGACCACGAAACCGGCCAGGACGACCATGCCCATGGCGTCCGGCCAGGACATCCGGGGCGCCAACTGGAGCGCGACGACCGAGTTCACACCGAGTCCGGCGGCGAGCGCGATCGGCACGTTGCCGATGACGCCCATGAGGAGCGTGGTGAACGCCGCCGTCAGGG containing:
- the thpR gene encoding RNA 2',3'-cyclic phosphodiesterase encodes the protein MRLFAAVLPPEDVTSELAAEVAELRKLPGAEGLRWTGRPGWHFTLAFYGEVDDDLVPDLSARLGRAAHRTVPFPLALRGGGQFGHGRALWTGAEGDLETLRLLADRSEAAARKAGVPMGEHRRYKAHLTVARSRSAVDVRPYVDALAEFTSRTWTVGELALVRSRLPKSGVAGEQPRYEAVARWPLGGAG
- a CDS encoding GNAT family N-acetyltransferase, encoding MEITIRDGGRDDIPAILGMLDSCVEWLVGQGRTGQWGTKPLSENPKTVESVTRHMDEGSVFIAEADGVPAATLTLTDAPGAYLSHLPPPGEPERYIHWLASDRRFKGHGVGSALLAHAAEETRRAGVSLLRVDCYAGADGKLVRFYENNGFVRTETYQGRGDWPGQVLARRV
- a CDS encoding MFS transporter, which gives rise to MFSSLKVRNYRLFFLGQVVSNTGTWMQRIAQDWLVLSLTGSATAVGITTALQFLPMLLFGLYGGVLVDRLPKRGTLLVTQTSMALTGIALAVLTLTGHVQVWHVYLAAFAVGLATVVDNPARQSFVSEMVGPDQLQNAVSLNSANFQSARLIGPAVAGLMITGVGTGWAFLANGLSFVAPIAGLLLMRARELYDVQRAPRGKGQLREGLRYVAGRPELIWTIALAGFVSTFGFNFPVYLSAFADDVFHAGAGSYSLFNTLMAVGSLAGALLAARRGTARMRVLIVGAVAFGTMEIVAAFAPSLWLFALLMAPIGMFGMTVNVTANSSIQMSTDPSMRGRVMALYMMVFMGGAPLGAPIAGWITDAYGVRAGLAVGGAITATAAVTIALLLARVGGLRLSVGWNHGHPHVRFVPRQREREQEQEQEQERLATVA
- a CDS encoding MarR family winged helix-turn-helix transcriptional regulator, whose protein sequence is MSDLTHGDDAAAVNSLRSAVMRLSRRLKHQRVDESLSPTEMSVLGTLSLCGKATPGELARKEHVQPPSMTRIVALLEAKGLVRLEPHPEDRRQKVVTKTEQAEAMLEESRRKRNAFLATLVEGLDEDEWAKLRAAAPVLEKLAHL
- a CDS encoding CopG family antitoxin, producing the protein MGTSVLSLRIDHELLERLREHAAKRGMSVQDYVVRTLIRDDFDERFQSAVEETEKFYGLT
- a CDS encoding NCS2 family permease — translated: MPSSAPAKVPAPEQPGARPAYGALDRFFKISERGSTLPREIRGGLATFFAMAYVIVLNPIILGSAKDMYGHQLDNGQLVTATALTAAFTTLLMGVIGNVPIALAAGLGVNSVVALQLAPRMSWPDAMGMVVLAGFVVMLLVATGLRERVMNAVPYSLRKAISIGIGLFIMLIGLVDSGFVSRIPDVAQTTVPLQLGADGHLNGWPVLVFVLGALLTLALIVRKVSGAILISIVTMTVLAVVIEAVANVPSWGLTTPKWPGNPVASPDFGLIGEVSLFGGFEKVGALTGVLFVFTVLLSCFFDAMGTIMGVSDEAKLTDAQGQMPGINKVLFVDGLAVAAGGASSSSATTAFVESTAGVGEGARTGFANVVTGALFGVALFLTPVATMVPSQAATPALLAVGFLILANSVKEIDWADYTVAIPAFVTMVMMPFTYSITNGIGMGFITFAVLRLAAGRGREVPVAMYVVAAVFGFYYLMPALGLT